Proteins encoded in a region of the Halarcobacter mediterraneus genome:
- a CDS encoding TrbC/VirB2 family protein, which produces MREKSQFLVLVLFLILPSLVFGSGIEKANTLMDNVYTAMHAIAIITVTVCIMWVGYKILFGGRALQEFGGVILGAICIASAAEIAAFLIS; this is translated from the coding sequence ATGAGAGAAAAGTCTCAGTTTTTAGTTTTGGTATTATTTTTAATTTTACCTAGTTTGGTTTTTGGTAGTGGTATTGAAAAAGCTAATACCTTAATGGATAATGTATATACAGCAATGCACGCAATAGCAATTATTACGGTAACAGTTTGTATTATGTGGGTTGGATATAAAATCTTATTTGGTGGAAGAGCATTACAAGAATTTGGTGGTGTAATCTTAGGAGCTATTTGTATTGCTAGTGCTGCTGAAATAGCTGCATTTTTAATAAGTTAA